The following coding sequences lie in one Drosophila sulfurigaster albostrigata strain 15112-1811.04 chromosome 2R, ASM2355843v2, whole genome shotgun sequence genomic window:
- the LOC133836092 gene encoding protein archease-like, which produces MEVEFSKENFLLPETKYEYLDHTADVQLHGWGTTLKEAFEQCGVAMFGYMTELDYVSVESCYEIEAKGDDIEGLLFHFLDELLFLFSCEPFLVCKKLEITKFDVENFEIVCRCYGEPFELGKHPQGTEVKAITYSAMQVVQDVERSNFEVFVIIDI; this is translated from the exons ATGGAGGTTGAATTTAGCAAGGAGAACTTTCTGCTGCCCGAAACCAAATATGAAT ACTTGGACCACACGGCGGATGTGCA GTTACATGGCTGGGGCACAACGCTGAAAGAGGCCTTTGAACAATGTGGTGTGGCCATGTTTGGCTATATGACAGAGCTGGATTATGTTTCCGTGGAATCGTGCTATGAAATCGAAGCCAAGGGCGATGACATCGAAGGACtattgtttcattttcttGACGAACTCTTGTTCCTGTTTAGCTGCGAACCATTTTTGGTGTGCAAGAAACTGGAAATCACAAAATTCGATGTTGAAAACTTTGAGATCGTCTGTCGCTGCTATGGCGAACCCTTCGAACTCGGCAAACATCCTCAGGGCACCGAGGTGAAGGCAATCACATATTCGGCAATGCAAGTTGTCCAGGACGTGGAGCGCAGCAACTTCGAAGTGTTTGTGATAATTGATATTTGA